Proteins encoded in a region of the Candidatus Nitrosomarinus catalina genome:
- a CDS encoding ATPase domain-containing protein produces the protein MISTGLKKIDNFLSGGIPDGVIVDIFGGNGTGKTQLLLQLSINSIKNGGKVLFLDTTGGFRPERILEIQKNSNSNVDLLNNIIVSRITNTSEQINSIKNFTENNFSLIVIDNITDLFSYEYKNNQSVFKKNSLFMKYMRELSLYAVTHKVPIVITNMIRNSNEQEVENMSTAIDLFTHIKIHLFKNSSVYNGEISSPFNKENFSYTITSSGLSDTEF, from the coding sequence ATGATCTCAACTGGTTTAAAAAAAATAGATAATTTTCTGTCAGGAGGAATTCCTGATGGTGTAATTGTTGATATTTTTGGTGGCAATGGAACAGGGAAGACTCAATTATTATTACAATTATCAATTAACTCGATTAAAAATGGTGGCAAAGTTTTATTTTTAGATACTACTGGAGGATTTAGACCTGAAAGAATATTAGAAATTCAAAAAAACTCTAATTCAAATGTTGATTTACTTAACAACATTATAGTTTCTAGAATAACAAATACTTCAGAACAAATTAATTCGATTAAAAATTTTACAGAAAATAATTTTTCCTTAATTGTTATAGATAATATTACTGATTTATTTTCTTATGAATATAAGAATAATCAATCCGTATTCAAAAAAAATTCTTTATTTATGAAATATATGCGTGAATTATCCTTATACGCAGTTACTCATAAAGTTCCTATTGTTATTACTAACATGATTAGAAATTCAAATGAGCAAGAAGTTGAAAACATGTCTACAGCAATAGATCTTTTTACCCATATCAAAATCCATCTTTTCAAGAATTCATCTGTTTACAATGGAGAGATATCTTCTCCTTTCAATAAAGAAAATTTTTCTTATACAATCACATCTTCTGGCTTATCTGATACTGAGTTTTAA
- a CDS encoding single-stranded DNA-binding protein, whose protein sequence is MSESQNLIDKLLQLKPELTKDVIDQKIAEKKEKIGSGYLTDEGAVFLIASDYNVKLEETSKTEISLKDLYAGAKEISLETRVLNFSPTKQFSRKDGSTFDLRTMTVYDSGSTASVKLWDEKANLPGIENLKPGDLIKIIKAYVKSDLDGSPTINIGSGSNIQAVETESQIPMIDKITKDISELQEGQKDLAISGLIDGIISGMKFTNSRGQPGTALRMRLKGKDGSAMRVVLWGKDESLIPNMISQSANVKLLGVRVKSGNQGLEIHGNEATIVEIEGGKEAEPIIARILSIVTTEDGKNMIIATDNQKNIYNINDFSNSTSICVEGDVIECMPSKVYGNSVTLDENSFVRKLDNDETIPSLSKIRTKISDVKVDQTYCIESIVLKVPERKEIQTKSGESISLSEMFVEDDTGQIWVKGWRNQAKLIDKCELGEIISITGLNAKANNFGEGRIELFLTAHSKIIKKN, encoded by the coding sequence ATGTCAGAATCACAAAATCTTATTGATAAACTGTTACAACTAAAACCAGAATTAACCAAAGATGTGATCGATCAAAAAATTGCAGAAAAAAAAGAGAAAATAGGTTCTGGATATCTTACTGACGAAGGAGCAGTATTTTTGATTGCATCAGATTATAATGTTAAACTTGAGGAAACATCAAAAACAGAAATTAGTTTAAAGGACTTGTATGCAGGTGCAAAAGAAATTTCATTAGAAACTAGAGTTTTAAATTTTTCACCTACAAAACAATTTTCAAGAAAAGATGGATCAACATTTGATTTAAGAACAATGACAGTATACGATTCAGGTTCTACAGCAAGCGTAAAGTTATGGGATGAAAAAGCAAACTTACCTGGTATTGAAAATCTTAAACCTGGAGACCTAATTAAAATCATAAAAGCATATGTTAAATCAGATTTAGATGGTTCACCTACCATCAATATTGGTTCAGGATCAAATATTCAAGCCGTTGAAACTGAAAGTCAAATTCCAATGATTGACAAAATTACTAAAGACATAAGTGAATTACAAGAAGGACAAAAAGATCTTGCAATCTCAGGATTAATTGACGGAATAATCAGTGGAATGAAATTTACAAATTCCAGAGGTCAGCCTGGAACTGCACTTAGAATGAGACTAAAAGGAAAAGATGGATCTGCAATGAGAGTTGTTCTATGGGGCAAAGACGAATCATTAATTCCAAATATGATTTCACAGTCTGCAAATGTAAAATTGTTAGGTGTTAGAGTAAAATCTGGAAATCAAGGATTGGAAATTCATGGTAATGAAGCAACAATTGTTGAAATTGAAGGTGGAAAAGAAGCTGAACCCATTATTGCAAGAATTTTATCAATAGTAACAACTGAAGACGGAAAAAATATGATTATCGCAACAGATAACCAAAAAAATATCTACAATATCAATGATTTTTCAAATTCAACTAGCATTTGTGTTGAAGGGGATGTAATTGAATGCATGCCATCAAAAGTTTATGGAAATTCAGTTACATTAGATGAAAATTCATTTGTAAGAAAATTAGATAATGATGAAACAATTCCATCATTATCTAAAATTCGAACAAAGATTAGTGATGTAAAAGTAGACCAAACATATTGTATTGAATCCATAGTGCTAAAAGTTCCTGAAAGAAAGGAAATACAAACTAAATCAGGTGAATCAATTTCTCTTTCAGAAATGTTTGTTGAAGATGATACAGGTCAGATCTGGGTAAAAGGATGGAGAAATCAAGCGAAACTAATTGACAAATGTGAATTAGGAGAAATCATATCCATAACTGGATTAAATGCTAAAGCAAATAATTTTGGAGAAGGTAGAATAGAATTATTTTTGACAGCACATTCAAAAATTATTAAGAAAAATTAA
- a CDS encoding ABC transporter ATP-binding protein, producing the protein MSCINVEHLSKSYGSITAVNDLILSVKKGQVFGFLGPNGAGKSTTIKLLTTLIKPSSGSLSILGIDAISNPLEIRSKIGVVLQQPSYEPTLSVEKSLDKYGMMWNIPKIERKKRMEQLLKDFDLVEIRKKRNEDLSIGQRRRVQVAREFMHDMELLFLDEPTVGLDPEARRKLLDYLKNKIKTGLTIFYTTHILSEAEYLCDEIAIIDNGKILTVDSPDALKNRFGKEKTIKIHLQNKQSNISSLLNDIPDFEINFDTGTSIIIHSEQSELILLRVLKILNENNIEIEDLSAVPTNLEDVFLKMVRENASNN; encoded by the coding sequence GTGTCTTGTATTAATGTAGAACATTTATCCAAATCATATGGATCGATTACAGCTGTAAATGATCTAATTTTATCCGTAAAAAAAGGTCAAGTTTTTGGATTTTTAGGTCCAAATGGTGCAGGCAAATCCACCACAATTAAGTTACTTACAACTCTCATAAAACCATCATCTGGTTCATTATCCATTTTAGGAATTGACGCTATTTCAAATCCGTTAGAAATTCGTAGTAAAATTGGAGTTGTTTTACAACAACCAAGTTATGAGCCTACTTTGTCCGTAGAAAAATCTCTTGATAAATACGGAATGATGTGGAATATTCCAAAAATTGAGCGTAAAAAAAGAATGGAACAATTATTGAAGGATTTTGATTTGGTTGAAATTCGCAAAAAGAGAAATGAAGATCTTTCTATTGGTCAACGAAGACGTGTACAAGTTGCACGTGAATTCATGCATGATATGGAATTATTATTTTTGGATGAACCCACCGTTGGATTAGATCCTGAAGCTCGCAGAAAATTACTTGATTATTTAAAAAATAAAATTAAAACTGGTTTAACAATTTTTTATACAACTCATATTTTATCCGAAGCTGAATATCTCTGTGATGAAATAGCTATAATTGATAATGGAAAAATTCTTACTGTTGATTCACCTGATGCTTTAAAAAATAGATTTGGAAAGGAAAAAACAATTAAAATTCATTTACAAAATAAACAATCAAACATTTCTTCATTGTTAAATGACATACCTGATTTTGAAATTAATTTTGATACTGGTACATCGATTATAATTCATTCAGAACAATCAGAATTAATTTTATTAAGAGTTTTAAAAATACTTAATGAAAATAATATTGAAATTGAAGATTTATCTGCAGTACCAACAAATCTTGAAGATGTATTTTTAAAAATGGTGAGAGAGAATGCATCCAATAATTAG
- a CDS encoding ABC transporter permease — protein MHPIIRLVNRNLTISLNPGFLIWQIIFPLIYIFVAGFAYGPLINQVPFAGKDLDYPAFLASGMIGFNIMNSTLISGILIWNDRRHGMFEQIMSGPFTRSHYILSNICTIGIIGLVSASLIAVVGYPVIFQSAEFSLATIPILIFGAVVGSILFGSLASIISTRLRSSEGFNVIINTVFLFFAFVSSAFYPADTAPEPLRTAFYLNPLTYLVDIIRAGIFGTITEFVIYEMIILAALATVLFIIASKLLTRLDF, from the coding sequence ATGCATCCAATAATTAGACTTGTTAATAGAAATCTAACGATTTCACTTAACCCTGGATTTTTAATTTGGCAAATTATTTTTCCTTTAATCTATATTTTTGTAGCAGGTTTTGCTTACGGTCCACTAATTAATCAGGTTCCGTTTGCTGGAAAGGATCTTGATTATCCTGCATTTTTAGCATCTGGTATGATTGGATTTAATATTATGAATAGTACATTAATTTCTGGAATTCTTATTTGGAATGATCGACGACATGGAATGTTTGAACAAATCATGTCTGGTCCATTTACTCGCAGTCATTACATTTTGAGTAATATTTGCACAATTGGCATAATTGGATTAGTTAGTGCATCCTTAATTGCAGTGGTTGGCTATCCTGTAATCTTTCAGTCTGCAGAATTTTCACTGGCTACGATTCCAATTCTAATCTTTGGCGCAGTCGTTGGTTCCATTCTATTTGGTTCATTAGCCTCAATAATTTCTACTAGATTACGCTCAAGTGAAGGATTTAATGTAATTATCAACACGGTTTTTCTTTTCTTTGCATTTGTTAGTTCTGCATTTTACCCAGCTGATACAGCACCTGAACCATTACGTACTGCATTTTATCTTAACCCATTAACATATCTTGTTGATATAATCCGAGCAGGAATTTTTGGAACCATTACTGAATTTGTTATTTATGAAATGATTATTCTTGCTGCACTTGCAACTGTTCTTTTTATTATTGCCTCAAAACTATTAACAAGATTAGATTTTTAA
- a CDS encoding GDP-mannose dehydrogenase encodes MTDIILGMGEVGETLFDLLVDRKFDCIGIDLDNSKCKNYTENKIIENPQYLHVCLPGELEKFTDIVIEWINRIKNIQGVVIHSTVKPGTTKNIQERSPIPILFSPVRGVHRRFLDDIKKYTKFISFDNAEINSEIKKDLENRFEKVDWMSTTKTAELAKILVDTTYYGWLINYAQITKMICEKENVDFDEMWKFADEIHENLGNRPKMFPGIIGGHCVIPNLNLVEYENLDVIKTINEMYEKFKK; translated from the coding sequence ATGACAGATATTATTTTAGGAATGGGAGAAGTGGGAGAGACATTATTTGATTTACTTGTAGATAGAAAATTTGATTGTATTGGAATTGATTTAGATAATTCAAAATGTAAAAACTATACTGAAAATAAAATTATAGAAAATCCACAATACCTTCATGTCTGTCTACCTGGAGAATTAGAAAAATTTACAGATATTGTAATTGAATGGATTAATAGGATAAAAAATATTCAAGGTGTTGTAATTCATTCAACTGTAAAACCAGGAACTACAAAAAACATTCAAGAAAGATCACCAATACCAATTTTATTTTCACCAGTTCGTGGAGTACATAGAAGATTTTTAGATGATATTAAAAAATATACAAAATTTATTTCGTTTGATAATGCAGAAATAAATTCAGAAATTAAAAAAGATTTAGAAAATAGATTTGAAAAAGTAGATTGGATGTCAACTACAAAAACTGCAGAGCTTGCAAAAATATTAGTTGATACAACATATTATGGATGGTTAATCAATTATGCTCAAATTACTAAAATGATATGTGAAAAAGAGAATGTTGATTTTGATGAAATGTGGAAATTTGCCGATGAAATTCATGAAAATTTGGGCAATAGACCAAAAATGTTTCCAGGTATTATTGGAGGACATTGTGTCATACCAAATCTAAATTTAGTGGAGTATGAAAATTTAGATGTCATTAAAACAATTAATGAAATGTATGAAAAATTTAAAAAATAA
- a CDS encoding DUF354 domain-containing protein: MKIWIDILTPKQLLFSEPIIEKLGQKHDILCTSREYNEVTKLAKIRHFDLIFVGKHGGGDKKSKLKASIERIEKLTKKINKFKPDVVISFGSPEAARISFGLGIKHIMFCDSPHANAVMRLTLPLIQKLLIPYVIPKKEFSKFGINEKNIVQYKAIDAVVTMKRKINQNIISPFKNNNKKNILIRVEEEEASYTSKSSKIIPIIQKIANDYKDENIIVLGRYSQQIINLQKIIGKKIKIIKMSFDGKYLLNDTDVFIGSGGTMTAESALMGIPTISYNAVPNIIENFLVKKSLVKRETNPKKVSNEIKRILARKNDQDQKRAKKVVKQMEDPIEKLIKIIKN; this comes from the coding sequence TTGAAAATATGGATAGATATTCTCACACCAAAACAATTATTGTTTTCTGAACCAATAATTGAGAAATTAGGGCAAAAACATGACATTTTATGTACATCAAGAGAATATAACGAAGTTACAAAATTAGCAAAAATTAGACATTTTGACCTAATTTTTGTTGGAAAACATGGTGGCGGAGACAAAAAAAGTAAACTCAAAGCAAGTATTGAAAGGATTGAAAAATTAACAAAAAAAATTAACAAGTTCAAACCTGATGTGGTGATAAGTTTTGGTTCACCAGAAGCAGCAAGAATTTCGTTTGGTTTAGGAATTAAACATATTATGTTTTGTGACTCACCACATGCAAATGCAGTAATGAGACTTACATTACCATTAATTCAAAAACTCTTAATCCCATATGTAATACCTAAAAAAGAATTTTCAAAATTTGGAATTAATGAAAAAAATATTGTTCAATACAAAGCAATTGATGCAGTAGTAACTATGAAAAGAAAAATTAATCAAAATATCATATCCCCATTTAAAAATAATAATAAAAAAAATATTTTGATCAGAGTAGAAGAAGAAGAAGCTTCCTATACATCAAAATCAAGTAAAATAATTCCAATAATTCAAAAAATTGCCAATGATTACAAGGATGAAAATATTATTGTTTTAGGTAGATACAGTCAACAAATTATTAATCTACAAAAAATTATAGGAAAAAAAATCAAAATTATCAAAATGTCATTTGATGGAAAATATTTACTCAATGATACAGACGTCTTCATAGGTTCTGGTGGAACTATGACAGCAGAATCTGCTTTAATGGGTATTCCTACAATATCATATAATGCAGTTCCAAACATAATTGAAAATTTCTTAGTAAAAAAATCCCTTGTAAAAAGAGAAACAAATCCAAAAAAAGTTTCAAATGAAATTAAGAGAATTTTAGCAAGAAAAAATGACCAAGATCAAAAAAGAGCCAAAAAAGTTGTTAAACAAATGGAAGATCCTATAGAAAAACTAATTAAAATAATCAAAAATTAA
- a CDS encoding nucleotide exchange factor GrpE gives MSNETNSDEIPVEVLSENETDSSNKIEEFDNVDKNDDTSEDLSKLLELEKQKTLQFEEKLKHVLADFQNLSRKTQNDIETGVNSKINEFILDFLKIYDDFIRAKEVISESKINADGLNSILKNMESLMEKYNVKPIDALGEIFDPNFHEAISIISDPSLDDNTITKEIRKGYISHEKILRPTLVEISKKENDDKK, from the coding sequence TTGTCTAACGAAACAAACTCTGATGAAATTCCTGTTGAAGTACTATCAGAAAATGAAACTGATTCTAGTAATAAAATTGAGGAATTTGATAATGTGGATAAAAATGATGACACATCTGAAGATTTATCAAAATTATTAGAATTAGAGAAACAAAAAACATTACAATTTGAAGAAAAATTAAAACATGTACTGGCAGATTTTCAAAATCTTAGTAGAAAAACTCAAAATGATATTGAGACTGGCGTTAATTCAAAAATTAATGAATTCATATTGGATTTTCTTAAAATTTATGATGATTTCATACGAGCAAAAGAAGTAATTTCTGAAAGTAAAATTAATGCAGATGGTTTAAATTCGATTTTAAAAAATATGGAATCATTAATGGAAAAATATAATGTTAAACCAATTGATGCACTTGGAGAAATTTTTGATCCAAATTTCCATGAGGCCATTTCAATTATTTCTGATCCTTCATTAGATGATAATACAATTACAAAAGAGATCAGGAAAGGATATATTTCTCATGAAAAAATATTAAGACCTACGCTAGTAGAAATTTCAAAAAAGGAGAATGATGATAAAAAATGA
- the dnaK gene encoding molecular chaperone DnaK translates to MTKIIGIDLGTSNSAAAVVMGGKPTIIPAAEGATVGGKAFPSVVAFSKEGELMVGEPARRQAVTNPDNTIVAAKRKMGSDETFKILDKQYKPQQVSAFILQKIKKDAEAFVGEPIEKVVITVPAYFDDNQRQATKDAGTIAGLDVVRIINEPTAASLAFGLDKAKQDMKILVFDFGGGTLDVTIMEMGGGVFEVLSTSGDTKLGGTDMDKVLIDYVVDEFKKKEGVDLSSDSTAMTRIREACEKAKIELSTVMETDINLPFIAHDPSAGAKNLELRITRAKLDELIGPIVDRCKPSILKALEDAKLSNSDINKIVMVGGPTRIPLVKKFVSEVVGQESESGVDPMEAVAMGAAIQAGIIAGDVTSDIVLLDVTPLTLGIETLGGVREPLIERNTTIPTSKAKVFTTAADNQTAVTIHVVQGERPMATDNVSLGSFNLTDLPPAPRGVPQIEVKFDIDANGIINVTAKDLGTQKEAKITIESNSKLSPEEIEKLKEDAEKFSDEDKVKKEKIDLKNEAESYIYTTEKLVNVDLKDKISQEQGIKITDAVKEVKEVLDKEPSELKPKLEALQTLVNEVTTELYKNAAPPGADGQQGADGQQGADGQQGADGQQGADGQQGADGQTSDSNTTDETKST, encoded by the coding sequence ATGACTAAAATTATAGGTATTGACTTGGGAACAAGTAACTCAGCTGCAGCCGTAGTTATGGGTGGTAAACCAACTATTATTCCCGCAGCAGAAGGTGCAACAGTAGGTGGTAAAGCATTTCCTTCAGTTGTAGCATTTAGTAAAGAGGGTGAATTGATGGTTGGTGAACCTGCCAGAAGACAAGCAGTTACCAATCCAGATAATACAATCGTTGCTGCCAAAAGAAAAATGGGTTCTGATGAAACTTTCAAAATTTTAGATAAACAATACAAACCTCAACAAGTTTCTGCATTTATTCTTCAAAAAATAAAAAAAGATGCTGAAGCATTTGTTGGAGAACCTATTGAAAAAGTTGTAATTACTGTTCCTGCATATTTCGACGATAACCAACGTCAAGCAACTAAAGATGCTGGTACTATTGCTGGTCTTGATGTTGTTAGAATAATTAATGAGCCAACTGCTGCATCTTTAGCATTTGGATTAGATAAAGCTAAACAAGATATGAAAATACTTGTTTTTGATTTTGGTGGAGGTACTTTAGATGTAACCATTATGGAAATGGGTGGTGGTGTATTTGAAGTACTTAGTACATCTGGTGATACGAAATTAGGTGGTACTGATATGGATAAAGTTTTGATTGATTACGTAGTAGATGAATTTAAGAAAAAAGAAGGCGTTGATTTATCTTCTGATTCAACAGCAATGACAAGAATTAGAGAGGCTTGTGAAAAAGCAAAAATTGAATTATCAACTGTTATGGAAACTGATATCAATTTACCATTTATTGCACATGATCCATCTGCAGGTGCTAAAAATCTTGAATTAAGAATTACAAGAGCAAAATTAGATGAGTTAATTGGTCCAATTGTAGATAGATGCAAGCCTTCAATTCTAAAAGCATTAGAAGATGCAAAATTGTCTAATTCTGATATTAATAAAATTGTCATGGTTGGTGGACCAACTAGAATTCCTTTAGTTAAAAAATTCGTCAGTGAAGTAGTTGGTCAAGAATCTGAATCAGGTGTTGATCCAATGGAAGCAGTTGCTATGGGTGCTGCAATTCAAGCAGGAATTATTGCTGGTGACGTGACAAGTGATATAGTTTTACTGGATGTAACACCTCTGACATTAGGAATTGAGACATTAGGTGGTGTACGAGAACCATTAATTGAAAGAAATACTACTATCCCAACATCAAAAGCCAAAGTTTTCACAACTGCTGCTGATAATCAAACTGCTGTAACAATTCATGTTGTACAAGGTGAAAGACCAATGGCAACTGATAATGTATCGTTAGGAAGTTTCAATCTAACTGATTTACCACCAGCTCCAAGAGGTGTACCACAAATTGAAGTTAAATTCGATATTGATGCAAACGGAATCATTAATGTAACAGCAAAAGATCTGGGAACACAAAAAGAAGCTAAGATTACAATTGAATCTAATTCAAAACTTTCCCCAGAAGAAATAGAGAAGTTAAAAGAAGATGCAGAAAAGTTTTCTGATGAGGACAAAGTAAAGAAAGAAAAAATTGATCTAAAAAATGAAGCAGAGAGTTATATCTATACCACTGAAAAATTAGTAAATGTAGATCTTAAAGATAAAATCTCACAAGAACAAGGAATTAAAATTACTGATGCAGTTAAAGAAGTTAAGGAAGTATTAGATAAAGAACCATCTGAACTAAAACCTAAACTTGAAGCATTACAAACTTTAGTTAATGAAGTAACAACAGAACTCTACAAAAATGCAGCACCACCAGGTGCTGATGGACAACAAGGTGCTGATGGACAACAAGGTGCTGATGGACAACAAGGTGCTGATGGACAACAAGGTGCTGATGGACAACAAGGTGCTGATGGACAAACTTCTGATTCAAATACTACTGATGAAACAAAATCTACCTAA
- the dnaJ gene encoding molecular chaperone DnaJ codes for MAAKRDYYEVLGVSKTSSPDEIKNQYRKLALKFHPDRNQSADAGEHFKEISEAYAVLSDSEKKQTYDQHGHAGVDGRYSSDDIFGRGGGGGGFNDIFESIFGRGGGGFTQQQRGSDILYQTTVTLDDVLKGKKMEINLQKQIQCDNCQGSGCKPGTNKKTCTSCNGQGEVRQTRNMGFASFVTAAPCPTCRGQGSMIETPCNNCRGQGRVKGTKKVDFEIPPGIDTGDYIVSNEGNEIPDGINGDLVIRVKIQPHTHFKRDGKDIFYDQDISMIDAALGCELMVPTLHGEEKIKVDSGSQPNTIIKLKGKGVSHINSRGTGDQYVRVVVNIPKKLNKHQKNLLNEFKDTTD; via the coding sequence ATGGCTGCAAAACGTGACTATTATGAAGTTTTAGGAGTTTCTAAAACTTCTTCTCCTGATGAAATAAAAAATCAATATAGGAAATTGGCCTTAAAATTCCACCCTGATCGTAATCAATCTGCTGATGCTGGTGAACATTTTAAAGAAATTTCAGAAGCATATGCTGTACTTTCAGATTCTGAAAAAAAACAAACCTATGATCAACATGGACATGCTGGAGTAGATGGAAGATATTCTTCTGATGATATTTTTGGTCGCGGAGGAGGCGGCGGTGGATTTAATGATATTTTTGAATCTATTTTTGGTCGTGGCGGCGGCGGATTTACTCAACAACAACGTGGTTCAGATATTCTATACCAAACTACTGTAACATTAGATGATGTATTAAAAGGAAAAAAGATGGAAATTAATTTACAAAAACAAATTCAATGTGATAACTGCCAAGGTTCTGGTTGTAAACCCGGAACCAATAAAAAAACATGTACATCATGCAATGGCCAAGGGGAAGTAAGACAAACTCGTAACATGGGATTTGCTTCATTTGTAACAGCTGCACCGTGTCCAACTTGCAGGGGTCAAGGTTCAATGATAGAAACACCTTGTAACAATTGCAGGGGCCAAGGTCGAGTTAAAGGAACTAAAAAAGTTGATTTTGAAATTCCACCAGGAATTGATACAGGTGATTATATTGTTTCTAATGAAGGAAATGAAATTCCTGATGGAATAAATGGTGATTTGGTAATTCGAGTAAAGATTCAACCTCATACACATTTCAAAAGAGATGGAAAAGATATTTTTTATGATCAAGATATTTCTATGATAGATGCTGCATTAGGGTGTGAATTAATGGTACCAACTTTGCATGGAGAAGAAAAAATCAAAGTAGACTCTGGTAGTCAACCAAACACTATAATCAAATTAAAAGGAAAAGGAGTTTCGCATATTAATTCTAGAGGAACAGGGGATCAGTACGTAAGAGTCGTAGTAAATATTCCTAAAAAACTCAATAAACATCAAAAAAATCTATTAAATGAATTTAAAGATACAACTGATTAA
- a CDS encoding 5' nucleotidase, NT5C type has product MKIALDVDGVLADVIVSWLNYSNSIRPSISKNQVTDWEFWKKFKIDPFDFYSELSSCWKNWKSIPVTETNLSLTTKNLSNFAQVDIVTAREISTNSFVKNWLAYHDISYDNYVSVIDGPMKADLDYDIFIDDSPLNAIKFLENNKKVILYSQPWNKHISNNQLFRISKLSESIKIIKNN; this is encoded by the coding sequence ATGAAAATTGCACTAGATGTTGATGGTGTACTTGCCGATGTAATAGTTTCATGGTTAAATTATAGTAATTCTATTAGACCGTCAATTTCTAAAAATCAGGTAACAGATTGGGAATTTTGGAAAAAATTTAAAATTGATCCATTTGATTTTTATTCAGAATTAAGTTCTTGTTGGAAAAATTGGAAATCAATTCCAGTAACTGAAACAAATTTATCTTTAACCACAAAAAATCTTTCTAATTTTGCACAAGTGGATATTGTTACAGCTAGAGAAATTTCTACTAATTCTTTTGTAAAAAATTGGTTAGCATATCATGATATTTCATATGACAATTATGTATCTGTGATTGATGGACCTATGAAAGCTGATTTAGATTATGATATTTTTATTGATGATTCTCCATTAAATGCAATTAAATTTCTTGAAAATAATAAAAAAGTTATTTTATATTCACAACCTTGGAATAAACATATTTCTAATAATCAATTATTCCGAATTTCAAAACTTTCTGAATCAATTAAAATAATTAAAAACAATTAA